The nucleotide window GAATGACAAAGCGAAGGGCTCAGAATGACAGGTCTTCAAATTCTACTTCTTCAAGAGAATATCTTTAGTTTTGAATAAATCCCGCCACTTCAAATTGCGATACCATTTGAAAAAAGATAACAAAAAAATTCCAAAAACACCGTTTACAATGGAGGCCCACAACAAACGCGGGAGATATATTTTGAGATAATCAACCGTTTGACTCGACCAGTCCAGAAAACTCAACGCCATGATTCCGGCAATAAAGGTGAGCAGAAAAACCCAGAAAAAACGGGATTCCCATGATTGAATCAGAATTTTTTTTCTGAAAAACCGGATCAAAACGTACACAACTCCGAAGGAAAAAATGCTTAATCCCAATGGACCGAACGACACCACATCCAAAAGAAAACCGAACAAGAGTGTCAACAAAAACCCCATTTGCCAATCTTCGTAAAATCCAAGATAAATGACGGCGATCAAAAGAAAATCGCAGGGAATGTTCCACGCGCTTTTTAGCGCAATAATAAAAATGGCATACAGAATGAATAAAAACCAAAGTCTCATTTTTTCAGGACCAAAACTTCTTCCAGACGTGAAAAATCAACGGTGGGAACCACCTCGGCATCAACAAAAATTCCGTAACGATTATGCTCCACCGTTTCAACAGTCCCCACCAAAATTCCCTTTGGATAGAGTTGATCCAAACCGGAAGTAATCACCTGATCTCCGGCTTGAATATCGCTTGAGCGTTTCAGATATTCCAGACGGGTTAAAAAATAACAGGGTCTTAGCTCCGTCTTTTTCGCGGCGCCGTTCAAAAGTCCCCGCACACGGGAACGTTCCACAAAGGCATCGACAGTACTGGCAGGATCGATAATCAATAAAACAATCGCGTCGTGATCAAAAACGGGACCCACTTTTCCCACCAAACCCTCCGTGGCAATAACGGGCATGTCGGGCAGGAGTCCGTCCCTACTCCCTTTGTTGATGCGTACACTTTTAAATTCGGAGCGTGGATCATAGGCAATAACCCGTGCGGCAACAGAAGCGGGCGATTGCGTGTTTTTTAAATCGAGCAAGTGCACAAGCCTTTCATTTTCGGCAACGCTTTCTTCAAAGGCAACCATTTTTTGCCGCAACTTTTTTAGTTCTTCCTGAAGCCTCTCATTTTCTCTTTGGGCCCCTACCAGATAAACATAGCGATCCCAAGTATGATAAAGGCCGCCTCCAAACCACGAGAACACCGTTGTAACGGGCGCAACAACATTCCACGCCCATTGTTCATACCAAGGGGCACGTCTTGTTTTCGAGGAAAGAAGCGAAAGAAAAAAAATAACAAGAACAAGTGGAATGAGAAATTGCCAGGATGGTTTAAGTCGTTGGACCATGGTCCATAGTTTCAAGGTCCCTTAAGTTACGGTGAGTCCCTTGAGGACATCGAGTTGATCAAGGGCTTTGCCCGTCCCCAGCACCACACAACAGAGAGGATCCTCTGCTACCGTGACAGGAAGCCCTGTTTCTTCACGCAATAAAATATCAAGATTTCTTAAAAGTGCACCGCCCCCTGTTAATACAATTCCTTTATCGACAATATCCGCGGCCAATTCCGGCGGGGTTCTTTCCAGCGTAATTTTAACCGCCTCAACAATGGCGTTGATTGGTTCCATGATGGCTTCCCGTACCTCTTCGGAATGAATGGTGAGTGTTTTGGGAACTCCCGCGACAAGGTCTCTTCCCTTGATTTCCATCGTTGTAATTTCGCCATTGGGGTAGGCCGTTCCAATTTGAATTTTAATCGCCTCGGCGGTTCTTTCTCCGATCAGCAAATTATATTTCCGTTTCATGTATTGGATGATCGCTTCATCCATTTTATCGCCCGCGACGCGGATTGATTTGGAAAAAACAATGCCCGCGAGAGAAATCACCGCCACTTCGGTGGTACCTCCGCCGATATCGACGACCATATTTCCGGAAGGTTCCGTAATGGGAAGACCAGCCCCGATGGCCGCGGCCATGGGTTCTTCAATCAAATAAACTTCCCTAGCGCCGGCTGATTCGGCCGATTCACGCACCGCTCTTTTTTCCACTTCGGTAATGCCGAAGGGAATGCAAATCATGATGCGCGGGCGAATCAAAGTTTTTCTATTGTGAGCTTTGCGGATAAAGTAGCGGAGCATGGCTTCGGTCACTTCAAAATCGGCGATGACTCCGTCTTTCATCGGGCGGATCGCCTCAATCAAACCGGCGGTGCGTCCCAGCATTTCTTTGGCCTCTCTGCCCACCGCCAAAACACGTTTGATACCGCGGATGTCTTTTTGAACCGCCACGACAGAAGGTTCGTTGGCGATGATTCCCTTGCCCTTAAGATAAACAAGGGTGTTGGCCGTGCCCAAATCAATCGCCAAATCATTGGAGAAAAAACCGAAGATAGAATCTAAAAACATAGGGCGACAAACTATAGTAAAGATTCAAAACTGGCAATGACATATTGGATTTCTGAACGCATTCCTACTCCAATAAAAGGAACTTGGGCCCCCGTTGCGGCTTGGACATCTTCCGGCGAATCACCAAAAAACAAAACTTCCGTTTTGGAAAAGCCGCGACTTCCGACATAATTTTCCAACCAAACTTTTTTATCCACAGGGGCGCCTTGAATTCTTCCAAAATATTTCTTTAACCCTCGCCTCTCAAGAATTCGGAGAAGAAATTCGTGGGGGGTACTGGAGAGCAGAGCTGTTTCTTTTTTTGACGCTACTTTTTTCAAAAAACGGATGGCACCGGGTATTTCGGCGGCGCCAATCACCTGTTCAGTGGTTTCCGAGGCATAGCGATCCAGCATGAGTTGCTCCACTTCCGGAGGATAAGGAAGTTTCAAGATATTTTCAAACACATGCCTGAATTTTACAACTCGGGGAATATTATTATAGCTATTGCAATAGACCATAATGGCATCAAGTTGTTTTGGATACTCAAAAAAGCATTTCGCAAAGGCATTTTGTTTGATGGCATTGGAATCCACGAGCGTTCCATCAAAATCAAAAACAAGCGCCTTCGCTTTTTCAATCTGTGTTTTGATAAGTTCCAGATTCATTGTTGTTTGCCCCATGGTCCATAGTCCACGGTCTATGGTCCATGGTCCCTCTTCAAGCCGCCAATTGTCCGCAGGCGGCTAGAATATCTCGTCCGCGTTCTGCCCGAACGTTCGTTTGAATTCCCGCTTCATACAATCGGTCGCGCCACATTTCAACCGTCTCGGCAGACGAAGGTTGATACTGTGATTCCGGAAAAGAATTAAAAGGAATCAAATTAATTTTGGCAGAAACTCCATTGAGTAAGCGAATCAATTCTTCCAGCAATTCGGGCGCATCATTCACGCCTTTGAGTAAAATATATTCAAAAATCACGGGCAATTTGCAAATGCGATTGTAGTCTCTGCAAAACTGCATGAGCTCCGCCAAAGGGTAGCGCTTGTTGATTGGCATCAACTCATTACGAAGTTTGTCATTGGGGGCATGAAGAGAAACAGCCAGTTTCGTTTTGTTATCCTGAATAAATTCAAACATTTTGGGAACCAAACCGGCGGTGGAAACCGTGATTCTGCGTTTTGCAAATCCAAAAGCTTTTTTATCTTCCAAAATTTTCAGTGCCCCACTCACAGCTTTGAGATTGGCCATCGGTTCTCCCATCCCCATGAAAACAATATTCGTCACCTGTTCTGCGGGGAAACAGCGTTGGATCATTAAAACCTGTTCCAAAATTTCCCCTTGAGTTAAATTTCGTAACAAACCCATCTCCCCTGTCCGGCAAAAATGGCAACCCATGGCACACCCAACTTGGGTAGAAAGACAAAGGGTGATTCGACCCGTTATTGCCGGAATGTAAACACCCTCAATTTTCTTTCCATCGGACAGTTCAAACAGAAAAAGACAGGTGCCATCAGCGGAATGTTTGATATCCGCGACTTTGGTTGAAGAAAACCGGAAGTTTTCCTTTAAAAGTTGACGGTTTTTTTCTGAAAGATTGGTCATTTCATCAAAGGAAGTAACTCTCTTTTGATAGAGCCACTGGATAATCTGGCAAAAAGCATAGGTCTTCAACCCAAGTCTCAGCAACGCCTCTTTGAGTGAGGAAGAATCAAAATCGGTAATAACAGGTTTCATTCTGTGACCGCAACCGGCATCGGTACCGTTTGTCCATTATCGCTCTTGACTTCGTCTTCCACTTCATGAGTTTTCACCAACTCACGGACACGTTTCTTCTCCGCTTTTGTGATGAAATAAATGGCCACCAGAATAAACAACAGCGAGAGCCAGTCCTTGATATCCGGAAATTTGCCGCCGAAAAAACTCCAGTAAATCAGTGTCGCCGCCGTTCCAGCAATGAGCGAAGTGAGCCGGTTCACGAGTCCTGCAAACGTGGCGGTCCGGCCCTTGAAAATAAAAATAA belongs to Deltaproteobacteria bacterium and includes:
- the mreD gene encoding rod shape-determining protein MreD — its product is MRLWFLFILYAIFIIALKSAWNIPCDFLLIAVIYLGFYEDWQMGFLLTLLFGFLLDVVSFGPLGLSIFSFGVVYVLIRFFRKKILIQSWESRFFWVFLLTFIAGIMALSFLDWSSQTVDYLKIYLPRLLWASIVNGVFGIFLLSFFKWYRNLKWRDLFKTKDILLKK
- the mreC gene encoding rod shape-determining protein MreC → MVQRLKPSWQFLIPLVLVIFFLSLLSSKTRRAPWYEQWAWNVVAPVTTVFSWFGGGLYHTWDRYVYLVGAQRENERLQEELKKLRQKMVAFEESVAENERLVHLLDLKNTQSPASVAARVIAYDPRSEFKSVRINKGSRDGLLPDMPVIATEGLVGKVGPVFDHDAIVLLIIDPASTVDAFVERSRVRGLLNGAAKKTELRPCYFLTRLEYLKRSSDIQAGDQVITSGLDQLYPKGILVGTVETVEHNRYGIFVDAEVVPTVDFSRLEEVLVLKK
- a CDS encoding rod shape-determining protein; the encoded protein is MFLDSIFGFFSNDLAIDLGTANTLVYLKGKGIIANEPSVVAVQKDIRGIKRVLAVGREAKEMLGRTAGLIEAIRPMKDGVIADFEVTEAMLRYFIRKAHNRKTLIRPRIMICIPFGITEVEKRAVRESAESAGAREVYLIEEPMAAAIGAGLPITEPSGNMVVDIGGGTTEVAVISLAGIVFSKSIRVAGDKMDEAIIQYMKRKYNLLIGERTAEAIKIQIGTAYPNGEITTMEIKGRDLVAGVPKTLTIHSEEVREAIMEPINAIVEAVKITLERTPPELAADIVDKGIVLTGGGALLRNLDILLREETGLPVTVAEDPLCCVVLGTGKALDQLDVLKGLTVT
- a CDS encoding HAD hydrolase-like protein; this translates as MNLELIKTQIEKAKALVFDFDGTLVDSNAIKQNAFAKCFFEYPKQLDAIMVYCNSYNNIPRVVKFRHVFENILKLPYPPEVEQLMLDRYASETTEQVIGAAEIPGAIRFLKKVASKKETALLSSTPHEFLLRILERRGLKKYFGRIQGAPVDKKVWLENYVGSRGFSKTEVLFFGDSPEDVQAATGAQVPFIGVGMRSEIQYVIASFESLL
- the rlmN gene encoding 23S rRNA (adenine(2503)-C(2))-methyltransferase RlmN; its protein translation is MKPVITDFDSSSLKEALLRLGLKTYAFCQIIQWLYQKRVTSFDEMTNLSEKNRQLLKENFRFSSTKVADIKHSADGTCLFLFELSDGKKIEGVYIPAITGRITLCLSTQVGCAMGCHFCRTGEMGLLRNLTQGEILEQVLMIQRCFPAEQVTNIVFMGMGEPMANLKAVSGALKILEDKKAFGFAKRRITVSTAGLVPKMFEFIQDNKTKLAVSLHAPNDKLRNELMPINKRYPLAELMQFCRDYNRICKLPVIFEYILLKGVNDAPELLEELIRLLNGVSAKINLIPFNSFPESQYQPSSAETVEMWRDRLYEAGIQTNVRAERGRDILAACGQLAA